Genomic window (Polaromonas sp. JS666):
GGCTGCGCGCCGGTGCCGTCCACGCTGTGCACAATTTTCACGCCGGTGGGCAGCGTTTCGGCGGGTGCTGCGGCCAGCACGCTGGTGGCCAGAGCGCAGGAGGCCAGCAGGGCTGGAACGGATTTCATGATGTTCATGGGGTTGGTCATAAATGGTGGCGGATGGTGGCGGGGTACCGCTGACGGAAGCAGGCAAAACGGAAAACGCGCGGGAAACAGTCCGCCGCATTATCTCCGGGTCGGCGCAATGCCCTGTAACGGTGAAGTTACAGGCACCGCATCAGCTCGCCCGGCCCAGCAGCTGTGGCAGCGAGGAGCCCAGCAGGGCTGCACCCGAGGCGGTCAGCAGGCTCAAGATGATCTTGCGGAACATTACTTCGCTGATGCCAATGTAGACCCGCGCGCCGATGAGTGAAGGCAGCAGCATCGCCGGCGCCACGATGGCCAGCATGGGTACGGTTTCGCGGGTCACGATGCCGGTGGCGATGTAAGTGGCCATGGTGACCATCAGCATGGCCAGATTGAAGTTCTGAATGATGGCGCGCTGGGCGTGCTTGTCATAGCCGCGCAGCGTGCACCAGAGCGTGGGAATGACACCCGAAAAACCACCCATCGCACTCATCATGCCGCCTACGCCGCCCGCCAGCCCGTCGCCGAGACGACCGCCCGCGGTGATGCGGGGTAATTGGCCTGCCATCAGCATGGCGGGGCACCAGAGCATAAGCAGCATGCCCAGAAAGGCCTTGAACATCTGCACGTCCATCAAGGGCAGCATCAGCAGTCCGGCGGGAATGCCGAGCAGGCCACCGGCCACAAAAGGGGCCAGCCGCCGCAGATCAAAACCGCGGCGCACCGTAGCGGCAGCCACCAGCTGCCCGGTCAGGGCACCAAAAACCGCCATGGCGGCGGCAAGCCGCGGATCAATCGTCCAGGCCCAGACAGACATGGCGACGAGGCCGAAGCCAAAGCCTGAAAGGCCCTGCACAAAGCCGGCAAGTGCGGCACCCATCACGACCAGGAGTGTCTGCGAATCCATGCAGGGCGAAGAGGCAGTGAATGGCAGTGAACGGCAGTAAACCTTGAAAAACCCCTGGTTTGTTTCAGGCGTAGTCGCTCACGGGCACGCAACTGCAAAACAGGTTGCGGTCGCCATAGACGTTGTCGACGCGGCCCACTGGCGGCCAGTATTTGGCGTGCTGGGTCTTGCTGAGTATGGCTGCCCCCACATCGCGTGTGTAGGCATGCATCCATTCGCCCTTGAGCAGGCTTGCCGCCGTATGCGGCGCGGCCTTCAGCGGGTTGTCGTCCTGCGGCCACTCGCCTTTTTCGATGCGGCGGATTTCCTGCCGAATGGCGATCATCGCGTCGATGAAGCGGTCCAGCTCGTCCAGCGTTTCGCTCTCGGTTGGCTCCACCATCAGCGTGCCGGCGACCGGGAAGCTCAGCGTCGGCGCGTGAAAACCGTAGTCGATCAGCCGCTTGGCGACGTCTTCGGCGGTGACGCCGCTGGTTTCCTTCAGCGGACGCAGGTCCAGAATGCACTCATGCGCGACATGGCCGTTTTCACTGGCGTACAGCGTTGGGTAGTGGTCTTTCAGTCGCGAACTGATGTAGTTGGCGCTCAGGATGGCGATCTCGGTGGCCTGCTTCAGGCCTTCGGCGCCCATCATGCGGCAGTACATCCAGCTGATCGGCAGCACGGCTGCATTGCCCAAAGGCGCGGCGGAAATGGCCCCCACGCTTTTCACTTCGTGTAATGCGCTGCCCCCCGAGGGGGCTTCTTTTCCTTGGGGCGGCCCGGCGGAAAAGCTGGTGCCCTCTCCGAAGGCTCGGCCGCCTCCTGCATATCCGGCTGTGGCATGGCCGGGCAGGTAAGGCACCAGGTCGGCCACCACGCAAACCGGACCCACGCCCGGCCCGCCGCCGCCGTGCGGGATGCAGAAAGTCTTGTGCAGATTCAGGTGGCTGACGTCGCCGCCGAATTCGCCGGGGGCTGCCACGCCGACCAGCGCGTTCATGTTGGCGCCATCGACATAGACCCGGCCGCCGTGCGAATGCACCAGCTGGCAAAGGTCTTGCACATGGGTTTCAAAGACGCCATGCGTGCTGGGGTAGGTGATCATCATGCAGGCCAGATTGGCGCTGTGCTTCTCACACTTGGCTTTCAGGTCCTCCATGTCCACATTGCCCTGCGCATCGCAGGCCGTGACGACGACCGTCATGCCCGCCATCTGGGCGCTGGCCGGGTTGGTGCCGTGGGCCGATGAGGGAATCAGGCAGATGTTGCGATGGCCCTGGCCATGTGCTTCGTGGAAGGCCTTGATCACCAGCAAGCCGGCGTATTCGCCCTGCGAACCCGCATTGGGCTGCAGGCTGATACCTTTGTACCCGGTGGCCTGGCACAGCCAGTCGCGCAGCTGCTTGTCGAGTTCGGCATAGCCCTGCAGTTGCTCCTGGGGGGCAAAGGGGTGGATGTTGGCAAACTCGGGCCAGGTGATGGGAATCATCTCGCTGGTCGCGTTGAGCTTCATGGTGCAGCTGCCCAGCGGGATCATGCTGCGGTCCAGCGCCAGGTCCTTGTCGCTGAGCATGCGGATGTAGCGCAGCATGCCGGTTTCGGAGTGGTGGGTGTTGAACACCGGGTGGGTCAGGAAGGCGCTGGTGCGGCGCAGGTCGGCCGGAATCAGGGACTCGATGCCCTCTTCAAAGGCGCTGACCACGGGCACCGTCTGGCCGGGCTGGGCAAAGAAGGACCACAGCAGTTCAATGTCCTTGCGGCTGGTGGTTTCGTCCAGTGACACGCCCAGGTGATTGTTCAGGCGACATCGCAGGTTGGCCCCGGACTGACGGGCGCGTTCAGCTATTAAATTGGTGGCATCTCCGGTCTTGACGGTGACGGAGTCAAAGGCCCCCAGGTCGGTGATCTCATAGCCGAGTTCCTGCAGGCCGCGCACGAAGATGGCGGTGTATGCCGCCACGCGCTCTGCGATGCGCCTGAGGCCCTGCGGCCCATGGTAGACCGCATACATGCTGGCAATCACGGCGGGCAGCACCTGGGCGGTGCAGATGTTGGAGGTGGCTTTTTCGCGGCGGATATGCTGCTCGCGCGTCTGCAGCGCCAGGCGGTAGGTCGGATTGCCGTGGACGTCGACACTCACGCCCACCAGGCGGCCGGGCAGGGAGCGCTTGAACTCGTCGCGGCAGGCGAGGTAGGCCGCGTGCGGGCCACCGTTGCCCATGGGCATGCCAAAGCGCTGGGTGTTGCCCAGCACGATGTCGGCGTCCCATTCGCCGGGCGGCGTGAGCAGGGTCAGTGCCAGCAGGTCGGCGGCCACGCACAGGGCCGCGCCGTCTACATGCGCCTGGCCGGCCAGCGGGCGCAGGTCGTGGATGCTGCCGGTGGTGGCCGGGTACTGGGCCAGCACGCCAAAGTAATTGCCTTCGGCCATGAGCTGCGGCAGGGTAGTCACTGCGGTGCTGACCTTGACTTCAATGCCCAGCGGCCTGGCGCGGGTCTGGATGACTTCAATCGTTTGCGGATGACAGTCGCCGGCGACGATGAACACATTGCTTTTGCTTTTCACGCTGCGCCTGGCCAGCGTCATGGCCTCGGCGGCGGCGGTGGCCTCATCGAGCATGGAGGCATTGGCAATCGGCATGCCGGTCAGGTCGCAGACCATGGTCTGGAAGTTGATCAGCGCCTCCATGCGGCCCTGCGAAATCTCGGCCTGGTAGGGCGTGTAAGCGGTGTACCAGGCGGGATTTTCAAGGATGTTGCGCAGGATCACGCCCGGCGTGTAGGTGCCGTAGTAGCCCTGGCCGATGAAGTTCTTGAACACCTGGTTTTTGGCTGCGATCGCCTTGAGCTGCTTGAGGGCTGCCGCTTCAGTCACTGGCGCCGGAATGGCCATGGTGCTGGTGCGCGCGATCGAACGCGGAACAATCCCGTCAATCAGGTCGCGGCGCGAGGCGGAGCCCACCACACTGAGCATGTGCACTTCATCGGCCTCATCAATGCCGATGTGGCGCGGGATGAATTCAGAGGGGTTTTCAAGCTCGCCCAGCGGCTTGGCGGATGGCATCAACATGTGTTTATTCCGATAAAAGACAGACAGACGGACGTGCGCCGCGCAGGGCCGACCCAAGCAA
Coding sequences:
- a CDS encoding sulfite exporter TauE/SafE family protein; protein product: MDSQTLLVVMGAALAGFVQGLSGFGFGLVAMSVWAWTIDPRLAAAMAVFGALTGQLVAAATVRRGFDLRRLAPFVAGGLLGIPAGLLMLPLMDVQMFKAFLGMLLMLWCPAMLMAGQLPRITAGGRLGDGLAGGVGGMMSAMGGFSGVIPTLWCTLRGYDKHAQRAIIQNFNLAMLMVTMATYIATGIVTRETVPMLAIVAPAMLLPSLIGARVYIGISEVMFRKIILSLLTASGAALLGSSLPQLLGRAS
- the gcvP gene encoding aminomethyl-transferring glycine dehydrogenase, yielding MLMPSAKPLGELENPSEFIPRHIGIDEADEVHMLSVVGSASRRDLIDGIVPRSIARTSTMAIPAPVTEAAALKQLKAIAAKNQVFKNFIGQGYYGTYTPGVILRNILENPAWYTAYTPYQAEISQGRMEALINFQTMVCDLTGMPIANASMLDEATAAAEAMTLARRSVKSKSNVFIVAGDCHPQTIEVIQTRARPLGIEVKVSTAVTTLPQLMAEGNYFGVLAQYPATTGSIHDLRPLAGQAHVDGAALCVAADLLALTLLTPPGEWDADIVLGNTQRFGMPMGNGGPHAAYLACRDEFKRSLPGRLVGVSVDVHGNPTYRLALQTREQHIRREKATSNICTAQVLPAVIASMYAVYHGPQGLRRIAERVAAYTAIFVRGLQELGYEITDLGAFDSVTVKTGDATNLIAERARQSGANLRCRLNNHLGVSLDETTSRKDIELLWSFFAQPGQTVPVVSAFEEGIESLIPADLRRTSAFLTHPVFNTHHSETGMLRYIRMLSDKDLALDRSMIPLGSCTMKLNATSEMIPITWPEFANIHPFAPQEQLQGYAELDKQLRDWLCQATGYKGISLQPNAGSQGEYAGLLVIKAFHEAHGQGHRNICLIPSSAHGTNPASAQMAGMTVVVTACDAQGNVDMEDLKAKCEKHSANLACMMITYPSTHGVFETHVQDLCQLVHSHGGRVYVDGANMNALVGVAAPGEFGGDVSHLNLHKTFCIPHGGGGPGVGPVCVVADLVPYLPGHATAGYAGGGRAFGEGTSFSAGPPQGKEAPSGGSALHEVKSVGAISAAPLGNAAVLPISWMYCRMMGAEGLKQATEIAILSANYISSRLKDHYPTLYASENGHVAHECILDLRPLKETSGVTAEDVAKRLIDYGFHAPTLSFPVAGTLMVEPTESETLDELDRFIDAMIAIRQEIRRIEKGEWPQDDNPLKAAPHTAASLLKGEWMHAYTRDVGAAILSKTQHAKYWPPVGRVDNVYGDRNLFCSCVPVSDYA